Part of the Lonchura striata isolate bLonStr1 chromosome 22, bLonStr1.mat, whole genome shotgun sequence genome is shown below.
ACAGAACTATTTCTTCCTCCTCAGGAAAGAAATCTTTGCTAGTCACATTGCATATGTTACCACACTTAAGGTACAAATCAGCAGTAATTAGTGTTTGTAGGAACATAGCAGAGAAGAACAGtaataaaaatcccaaagcaaGCAAAGCCTCCTTGAGAAGCTAATGGTCAAGTGGAGAATTTACCAACGATATTCCTGTTCCCACACACAATCGTAAACGTCAGAGATTCACCTCCCAGAAAACACAAAGGCAAAACAGGTACATACATTGCCCTATTCAAGAGAATTAGGCAAAAATCTGGGCCCGGGCAGTTCAGGACACAATGTATATATGAAACATTGAAAGTAATAATAATGACAGGAAGGTGGAACAAAGAAGAAATTCAAACCATAAGTTGGCAAGTGGTCCTGGATCCATCCCAGCAAACACTACTGGCTACAAAAAGCAGAAGGTCCCACCAGATTGCTGTGTGTTCGCATAGTCTTGCTGCCACCACTGCACTTTGCAGGTAGTTTTATCCATCTCTGGGAGGAAAAGGTCCTTGTACAAAAGTGTTTTCCTCCACTGACATCAGATGAGCTCCTCCTTCAGCGGCTCGGTTTCCCCAGGAAGCACGCCGTTCATCTCCGGGGAAGTCTCGGTGCCCAGATATCCTAAGAGGATCTCGCTGCGCCGCCGCGACAGCTGCAAGATGTCCTCTGCCAGCAAGTGCACGGTCGTGTACCTCACATTGTCGAAGTCAAACATGTCCTTCAGATACTGCACGATCTGGTGCTGCAAGAAAAGGGAGGGTACAGTGAGACCTCCTCCAGCTATCGGTACCAGCCACCAAGAGCACACATCAGCAGCTTTAAGCCAGCAGACAGGAGTCCCACACAGATGAGGCACACAAAAACCACCTTACCTTGAAGAAACTGCAGACTTCAGATAGCTGCTGCTTGGGCCCCAGAAAACCAAAGGCTAGAACAGGACTGACATGCTCCGATACGGAGTAGAAATGAGAGATAAAGCCATCTGGTACCTGTCACAGGGAAGGACAGAATTAGTTGGTCTTCACTCTCAAGACAGAATTAGCAGCTTATTCCATATCAGCCACCGACTTCCCTGCCAGAAAGCTTCAGAAACTGAAGTTAAGAGCTATttggaacaactcttcctgcaAAACTACATTTATCTTCCAGATCTCTTGAAGGATGACTAGAGCTTTTTATCTTCATGTTTCTAAACTGCTATTTCAAGAGGAAAatgaacagaagaaaatgaaaagcaatcaCCAGCCAGCCTTTATAGCCTCTATTTATAATTTGCTGACCAAGCCAGGAAAGGACATGCAAATATCCAAGGCAGAGCTACTGCATGACAGCACCAGTAGAGCTTCCAATTCTCTCATTTCTGCCTGTGCCATCTCAGGAGCCAAACCCTGTCGTACCAGCTGGCTGTGGGATTGAGCTGAAAAATTGCCAGAGGCCACAGACCCTGTGGCAGAACCAGGGTTGTGAAGTTGTGGCTTCCTGTTCCCCTGCTCCATAAACTGTCTGCTGTGATACTTCAGGAAGTCACAGATTTAAGTGAAACACATCAACTAATGGCTAATTAGCATCAGCACTGGGGAGTGGAGCAGTGCCTGAACCTTTTGCTGCCCGCAAGGAAAGCACAATTCAGGAGCAGTCCCTTGTTGCTTAGAGTCTGTGGCCATTCCTACAGTATTgagagcagggagaaggaaTTCCAGACAGGCAATACTGTCATTTGAATCCTCACattaagaaaaaggaagaagaaactcagactgattcaatgaaatgCTGGCATAGCACTGTAGCAGTGACTGCAGGACCCCAGGGTTCTAAAGTGTCACAAAGAACATGACTCTGTTCAATCTTCTACCACTTAAGATTTTGTACTTTGTCAAGATCTGTGTTCTCTTTTCAGCCTCAAATACATTATATTCTTTCCCTTTTGATTAATTGTGCTTACCATCAGAAGCCTCCtttttgctttcagaactgaccaGCAAGCAGTTGCTAGAGCCTACAATTAACAGAGAGAGCCCATTAGTTactcaaattatttaaaaaaacacaaagttTACCAACACATTGTCATCAAAACATCAGCTGCCCTTTTGTGCCCAAAAAGTCTTTAAAATGACAAAATTGAAGTGAACTGGAAGCAGATTTAGCCACTTCAGATCCATTCCAGAGAAGCCAAAGGGTTTTTGAAGATTGTTAATATGATCTGACATAGCTGCCCAACAGCCCACGATCCCCTGTAAGCGGACAGCTGTTACAAAGTGTTGTTTTACTCTCAATCTATCAAACTAATCAGTCTTAAAAATACAGCTGGAAGGCAGAACTAAAGGAAAGCTTTGCAATTTGAGCTTCAGTCTGCTGAGGAACTGCCAGAATAAATGGCTACACGCTAAAACCCACATATTTTTCCCTACATTTTGACCATTTTATTCTCATTCATAAAAATAGGTACTGTCATCTTTTAACATCTCCATGGCATCCCTGATAAAAGCCCCTAGAGCCATAAGTCTCATTGCCAACCAGATGCTTTCAAAATAAGGAAAGCTTTCCTGTAAACAATTTCCACGCACAAGAAGGCTGTTGTTTAGAACTTCAGGAAAGCATGGCAACTATAAAGAGAGAATTCAGCTGAGCTGGGGAAGATGAGGTTATGCTCTTTTCTGGCCTTGGCACTGGTCTCACACTCACACCAGCACTCCCTGTCTCACGCACCGTCTCCTTGAAGCTGTCAGACAGCCAGCGGTTGcgcagcacagccagcacagaggAGGGAGGATTCTCCAGATCCTCAAAAGCATCCATGAGGATGAAGTCCAGCACAATATCAAAGAAGCTCATGCACACCACCTGTCAGGGAGCAGAACAGTCAAGGGAATaggttttaaaaagaaagacagGCTCTTTTGGTTTGAAGCAAGGAGATGTAACAAGCTGAAGTCCATGTAATTGTATTTCAACAGCAGGTCTTTCACACCTGGGCCATTCCTATATATGCATTGTAATACAGTCACAGTGGTTTGGCTTGTAAGGAACTTAAAaaccatccagttccaccctgccatgggcagagacatcttccactaaaccaggttgcttcaagccccatccagcctgcccttgaacacttccacaacctctctgggcaaggATTATCTTCTAACTCCTCTGCAACTCTGTAAAGACAATGTCTTTACCAACCCCTCTTCCCTCGAGCTCCTGCTGAGTGGTTGGCCAAGTCTCCTGCTTCAAGGCATAACGCAGCATCTCCTCATAGCTTTCCAGGAAAGCTTTGGGATTCTGGAAGAGCAGataaacaaaacagaagtttAACTACTTGGATTTGAGCTGACATCAACATCACAGTAATCACGAGCATGCAGATCCAACAGACTGGAAAAACTCTGAGCTAGGATGGGAGAACAAGTATCCCTGTGCTCAAAACACAGTTTAGTTGTTACACAAACTTCCTACCTTTTCAGCTTTTGTCATCAGTCCTATCATCATCTGCTTCCCAACCTCCCCAAAAAACAGCTGGTTGCTTTcatcctccagcagctcctgcaaagGGAACACAGATGTCTCTTGTGAGCACCTACACATTCTAAGCTGGGAAAATTctaagctgggaaaaaaaaaaaaaaaaaaaaaaaaggggcagGAAGGACAGGAAGCAGTGCAATGCTAGGAAACAAAATGCAGTCTCCAGGAACATGCTGCTGGCAGCCATGTGCCATGGAAACCTGGGAGCCTGGAGCCATCCTCACCTGGAATGCCTGTCTGACACAATGCAGCTTCGCCAGGAAATCCTGGTCACTGTAGCAGCCAAGGAGCTCTGTCCtagagggaaaggggaagaactGTGTAGATTCCAGTTTTGATGTTGGTGTTCCTACAACTATGGTCTCCTAAAGACAAAAAACTAAATTCTCAGTCTGTGCATAGGAGAAAGGAACAGTCACATTCCCTTTATCCAGCTCCCTGTAGGAACAGAGCACCTCTGCCAGGCTGGTACAGGACTTTGCCAGCCTCCCAGAACAGTCACACTTCCTATCACTGATTTCCTGAGACAATTACTCTTTCTTAACATGCAAGTCCCTAAAATCTGGGGTTAATTCCCTGGGAAGGCTGAACCAGCATGAAGGATGCTGTGATTTTATGACCCCAATGGGTTATTCTGGTTGTGGGGCTGCTCAAAGGCAGATGATGTGTTCACAGCACCCCAGGGGACACCAggtcccacagctccagctggctCTTCACCTCAGCGTCCGGCACGCCACCTTCCCTTCTTTCACCAACTGCAGAGCTTCTTCGTATGCTGCCACTGGCTTGGAGAGGTGGAATGGTATTTGCTCAAAGGGGAGAGAGTCAAAGAGCTGTAGAGGTAACAAGAGacatgggaagaaaaaaatgagctcgttaaatatttgcaaatacaCAGTTCACACAAGCAAGGTGGGCCGCCTTCAGAAAACCTTCAGCAAACCTTCAGCAAAGTTTGTCAGTGACAACTCTTTCATGGAAAGATTTACACTACCAAGTCATCTTACATAGATAACAGCATTTTCCTAGCTGTTATGGCATGTTTTCTATAGTAGGTAAGATGACATGGAAGTGCTGGTTGGAAAAGCCCGCACCATCCCCCTCATTAAGACCTTTCCTAACATCCATCATGAACCTCCCAGCCTGGTATTGTTGCTCTGTGTTTGATCATCTTCCTCTCCCAAGATTATGTTTGGCTTTGCTCTGCTGCCTTTGTGCCTTCCCTCCAAGTCACTGGgctgtgacacacaggtgacacttcAGTCACCTCTGCTGCAGAGAAGAAGGAATCCTCTGAAGTGGAGCTGTCCTCATCATCCGTCCGCAGCCGCAATGATCCATCCGCCAACGGAAGCATCAAAGTCTTCTctagagaagagaaagaagccACATGTGTTGGAGTTCATGGACCAACATTCCTCTTAGCTCCTGTGCTCTCTTCCACGCCCACTTTGTCACTCCTCCTTCCCCTGGCTTATAGAAAAGACATAAAACCAGGCAGGAAATTGGCATTTTACTGCAGCCAGGTGCCCTACCCAGATCCAGCAGCACGCTGTCCGATGGGAGCGAGGAGCCAAACTCTTCCTGGAGGTGGTAGGCTCGGTGCAAGAGGGACTCCAGCTTCTCAGCAAACTCCCTTTTCTGGGACTCCTCCTGGAACACACAGAAATGTCACCCTTAGTTAGccagctgggcacagacagATTGGACAGCACAAACATGGAAGGgaattttcagtaaaaatggGATTTGCAGTCTGCAGATtaaatgattaaaaataaaaagagagaggagcCATTAATCCTACAATGCAGCTAATAATGtatggggatggggagggaagCTTCTACACAGCCTACTCAAACCCTCTGGCTTTTGAGCTTTacaattttgttttcctattaaaaagggaagaaagaactAAAGAATTTTAACCTGTCAGCCAGAAAAACAGGTATTTTAGTAAGTTATACACCACTTAAATCTCTTCTAAAGTTAGAATTTAGCCTAACTTGCAGGAGAAATTGCATCAGGAAACCTGTGTTCAATATAATAGGATATCCAGAACTGGACAACTGAATATTTAGATTAAGGTGCTGGGTATAAGCAAAGTTTGCTATAAACAACACaggaggatgaaaaaaaaaaaaaaaggtgagggGAAAATAAGACTTAAGCAGCATCTTGCCTTCGTGCCTCTGTGTTTGCATGAGTATCTCATCCAGAAGACAGGAGCATTAACAAGAAGCACAGAATCTATTTTCATAATGAATCAACTGGTTTTAAGGCAGTTTTAGAAATACTACAGGGCCCTTCAAGGAGAGCCAACAACAACAGAATCCAGATTTGACTTGGATAAATATGATCCAGCACAAAAGATGAATGTCCCACATACTTACTACACCAGACTCTGTTTACAAAAGGCTgggaacactttttttttttccagtgagaaCTCCTGGAAAGTTTGGAGTTCAGCTCCTTTCACAGTCCTGAGTTACAGCAGGTTTTTTGGCTTTGTGGTTGTCACTGAGCCATTCTAGTTTAGATCTCCTTTAACACAGATCTTCCATGTGAAGTCCTCATGTCCCAGACAGCAAGGGGTGTCCTAAAATCCTGGTTTCTGTAGCTGCAGAGGCTGAGTGAGGTACACATCTCCCTGCAGGGACCAGGGCCATACCCAGCTCCTACCAAATTCCCACTGCTTTCCTCatccacacacacagagctgggctctgctctccacCCAGCTCCCAGAAGTGGCAGTGACCATCAAGATCttcattttaaatgcattaaaaagTTACAGAGACAACACTGCCAACCAAAGCAGTGCTGCTTTCATCACAGCTTTTctcagcacaggctgtgccacgGGAGGACACGTGTGACAGTGAGTGACACAAGGCTGGAAGGTGGATGGAAACACTGGGGAATGAGGGGGCGAGCCgtattaaaaagagaaagaaatgaaaaacaccCACTCCCACTGCATAAGGAAGCTGCAGATACAGACAGCTCTTAAACAGAGTCTGGCCTGACTCTGCCCTTAATTTGCTCTCCTTTTAACCTCCCACTGTTTACAGCTTCCAGCACCCAGTCTGGCCTTTCAGGATGTGAGGACCTACCTCTGAAATGTTCTCAGACATGCTCTCTTGCTGtttcctgctgtcccagggcacaGGGGTGCTGGTACAAGCACTGTCCCTCTGCCTGATGCTCAGAGCCTGTTCCCATTTCTGCAGGGCCTCCTCAAACAGCTCCATGCCTGGAAACACAACCAAATACTGGCTGTGAGAGTCCCAGGGCACTCAGGAACAAAGAGATACAGGATGAGTCTTTGCTCACTCAGACAATCCAGCAAAGAGGgaaatccctccccaaaatgaagaataaacatattctatttctttcctgtttAAATATGGTTTACTACGAATTAGAAGAAGAACGTCCCCAAACTGGTAAAGTATCATCCATGTTACTGCCAAAATACTGTTCTCTGCACAAGATGAGCTTGTTGCTCAAGAACAGTATTTTGGAAGTTAATTATTCACTGACAAaaaaggtttggtttttttgtaagagaaaatgggatttttatttgAGCTTAAGCTGAGAATGGAAGGATCTTTCTGTTAGAGCTCTACATTGAGCTGCTGATGCTGTGTCAGTTCTCACCCTCTTCTTGCTCTCACAGTGATAAACAACCCCTCCCCAGAGCAATGTTACCCTTGTGCCTGCTTACCTTGAACATAGAGGCTTTCTGCACTGGAATCACCAATGGCTCCAGTATCTCCCATTGCCTGGGCCTCCCACATCCCTGGGGGTACTGGACTTGAGGAGTTGACTGCTACCATCTGCAAGaagggagcagagagcagcaaatgccttttgaattttcttagAGATGCTAAGATCAAACAAACACCACCAGCCTCAGcaaaaaggcattttctttcCCCGTGTCTGCCCTTGTGCTCCCCTGTATCAATAAGCAGTGAAAGGAGAGCACTGATGGAGGAGACAGCCCAGGAAAGCTCCAAAGCAATTGCTACAAAGGCATCAGGATTTTGATGGAAAGCTCGTGtcagccccagctgcctgcACAGAAAACACTGGAGATGGCAAGGAAGCAAGCACAGtccaaacaaaagaaacagtTTCCCAGAAAAAGCACAGCTGAGGATTCCCCAGAGGGCAAGGGGAAATCCTCACTCTCCTCTTTGTAACCAGACCCTCTCCTGGGAGGGCTGAGCTTGACAATCCACACAGCAGTGTCAGTTCAGCTTTGTCCAATTTCACACCAGGGCATCGATGTCTTCTAAAGTCTGACCCAATAAAGTGCTGGATTAAACACTATCAGTGACCAGTGTTTTCCCGTGGCTTACAGAAGGATGTCCAAACATGAGCCTGGTACTAAAAAAAAGCTACAATAATCAGCTGACAGAtgaattcctgtcctgcctccaGTGATCAATCCCTGTGGAGTGTTAATAAATCACCTTGAGGTCTTGAACTGCAAATCATCAGTTCACTGCTGCCAAATTACTTACTGGATGGCAAAGAGGAGCCCAGGAAGCAAATGAGAGCACAGGCAAAACCTGCAGCTGTGCAGAGGATGAGCTGGTTTTTTCCACCAAGTAATATAAAAACTGTAAGTACAGGGTCAGCTCATCTGTACAGAAACAGATGCCTCTCTGTGGGGATATCCCCACCCAGGCATCAGCAGTGGAAAAAGGTATTTATTTATGgattgctttttatttaaagagaaataGAACTTCAGTGATACAAAACCTGGACAGCATCTGTGTGAATTGAGAAACCATGGGGGAATTACATGGATGTGAGTCCCTGTGGAGGGGAACGAGCTGGCCACAGCCTGGTGCTCATGGACacatcccagcccagttccCCAGGGAATGCTGTGCCTCCCAGCGCCGTGCCAGCACTGCCGCCTGCTGGAGACACACTTCGGCCAGCACGGATTCTGGCAACTCCTGGTGCTTTAGCTGTACTAAAAACAGCAACACCAGCATGCGCTGAGGAGTGCTGGAACCCAACAGCTCCTTTCAAAGGGGtgatttttcccctctccttggCCCAGCATTCCCAagcagcctctgagcctggGCGATGACAGGGATGGCTTTGCAGCAACTCACAGAGGTTCATCTGTGTCCCCccctgctccaacagaacctTAGCTCTGAGCAATGGGGATGTGAAACAGGTCTTGAAGACACAAATGCTTCCAGTTTTGGTCTCACTAAAGGTGGCTATAAGCACTTATGGCTTCTTCCACCTGGTTAAGCTTGAAATACCTGTACTCATAGGCAGCTTTTTTGGCTTTGGAGGAGGTAGAATGAGTGGGTTGTGTTCTCACCCTGTGCTGTCTTCTGAACAGAGCTATCAGATTTTGGTAGCTAATTTGGTTTTAAGAAGAAAGCAAGATGTGAGCAGCCCCAACACAGAAGGGAGGGGCTGCTGGGCCACCAAACTCCCATCACAGAGGGAAGCAAATTGTGAGACCTATTGCTGTGAGACCCAGAAACAGAGAGCTCCAAGGAATCATGGCCATGTCCCACAGGGAAATCCCTCCTGAGACTCCTCCTTGGCCAAAGAACTGGCCAAGGAACCCTGGAGCTCCTGGCCACAAAAAAATGCTGCTCACAGGGAACTCCAGACACTCAGTACGAGGTTAACATCAGAACCTGCCCTACAATTATCCTGCaatctgctctgctctgtgggccAGCACAAGCCCaaggacttgatgatcttgtgACAGATCATGCTCTGacatctcccagccctgctaACAAGGTCCTTACCGAGGCAAGGCTGTGGGAGGAACTGGAATGTTTGCTGGGCTCAATGGAGGAAATCCCGCTGAGCGTGTCATTGCTCttgctgccagggctctggaCTCTCCTGCTGGAGTATCCTGCAGTTGGGAAGGTCACAAAAAAACAGGATTTTAGGCACAGGTGACTGCAGCAGGGAATAGGGAGGGGAACATCACCTTGTCTGGTGTAACTGTGAATGGGCAAAGCAGTATCCAATACCTAGAAATAAGCCATAGAACTCCTGTCTGCTCTGAGACTGGTGTCAGTGGGGATCTGAGGCTGAGGAATGTATTCACTGCTTATGGACAGCAAGAGGCAAGTGGAAACAATCAAGCAAAAACTCCTCCACCTTCCCTCAGGACAGGCAGAACACGGACACAGCTCCCTTGATTTTCATGTTTCACCAAACAAATGCTTAATCCCTCAAGTGCTTTGCTGAGGGTCTGGATCAGTCTTACCCCTAAAATCAGTACAAGTGGTGAGGAAGCTGCCCAAGGTCTGGGAGTCACCACAGAGCAGGATGGACAGTCCCAACTGCTCAGCCTGGCTCAGGCCACCCTCCCTTTCCCTCAGCTGAGCACTGACATCATGAGATCAATGCACGCAGGTCACTGCATGCCCGGGTCATTATTATTGGGGCAGCCTACAGAAAATGGGATGGGAACTACAAACCCCGGGGAAAACATCAGCACACCTTTTGTTCCCAAGACTGTGAGCTCACAGTCTCTCCCATTGCTCTCCAAACCCCAAGCTCATGGCACTGCTCTTCAGAATTCCCACTTCGTTCCGCATCAGAGCCCTACACAAAATGGCTTTGCTCTCCCCTCCCCATCGCTCCCTGTACAACCTCCTTggggatttttccctttttgcgAGGCCAACCTTTCTTCACGGAGGAGACCCTCCTGGTTGGCAGGATGGGCACTGTGATCCCTCCTGGTTTAAAGCCACACTTGTCCGGAGCAATTTGCTTCTTTCGGCGGCGCCGCCGCTTCAGCTGATGAGCTGCAAGAGCCAAGGCCACCGTCCCCAGAGCCGTGGCAAACAGCACCTTGCGCAGGCCTGGAGAGAGCCGCAGCTGAGAGAAGACAGACTGTAAACACAAAAGAAATGGAAGAGCAACAATGAAAAACCAATTCCacagttttttgggtttttttaaatttttaaaacagtgtTAAACATGAAACACCTTGGTTTTACCCTGCCACCCATAAAACACGCCCTCTGCTACACAACTAAGACGTAGCAGCAAAGAGACTGTGGAGCATCATTTTGACAGGACCTGGAGAACTTGGGTCTCGATCCTCATTTCCAAAACATACTGCAAAATCTGCACACAGCCTGGGACAGATGCAATGCAGGTTACCCAAATTCAGCTCTGAAACATTGGTGTGAAGTTGAGCTTTACTGCTCCGAGTGCTGCATCACTACAAGTGGGGAACATATTACTGTTCTTTGAAAGACAAGTCTTTTTTTAGAGCCTTTGATGAAGAGAAAGACTGAACATGGATATTCTCCCAGGGAGGGATGTGGGAAGtgcttttctctcctctccaaGCCCACTCAGAACAACTCTCTTCCACCACCCCAAACTCCCCCTGCAAGTCCTCCAATCCCTCAAACTGCCCAGGAACCCCAGCACCACCCCACTGTGCCTCCATCTCACACAGTCAGCCCCACAGAGTCAGCCCAAGGAATGTGACAGGAAAACCCTTCCTGCTCCTTGTACCTGCCCAAAGGTCGTGTAAACAAACACGGGGATCTCTGCCACGGTCATGGCCAAGGCCTGCATGATGGACATCCCCTCTGTCCTTCTGAATGCCATGTCTGCAGCAGGATCCTGGCACCTTCAGGAGCCACAATGGGGAAGGGCACTTGTGGATGCTGTGTGAGCTGCTCACAAAAGAATCCAACTTTTCTCTGACATCTGGCTCAGAGTCCTGGAGTTGGCCTTCATCCAACAATCCTCCTCCTGTGGGAAGAGGGGGGAAATCAGGTGAGTGAGGGGAACA
Proteins encoded:
- the MIGA2 gene encoding mitoguardin 2: MAFRRTEGMSIMQALAMTVAEIPVFVYTTFGQSVFSQLRLSPGLRKVLFATALGTVALALAAHQLKRRRRRKKQIAPDKCGFKPGGITVPILPTRRVSSVKKGYSSRRVQSPGSKSNDTLSGISSIEPSKHSSSSHSLASMVAVNSSSPVPPGMWEAQAMGDTGAIGDSSAESLYVQGMELFEEALQKWEQALSIRQRDSACTSTPVPWDSRKQQESMSENISEEESQKREFAEKLESLLHRAYHLQEEFGSSLPSDSVLLDLEKTLMLPLADGSLRLRTDDEDSSTSEDSFFSAAELFDSLPFEQIPFHLSKPVAAYEEALQLVKEGKVACRTLRTELLGCYSDQDFLAKLHCVRQAFQELLEDESNQLFFGEVGKQMMIGLMTKAEKNPKAFLESYEEMLRYALKQETWPTTQQELEGRGVVCMSFFDIVLDFILMDAFEDLENPPSSVLAVLRNRWLSDSFKETALATACWSVLKAKRRLLMVPDGFISHFYSVSEHVSPVLAFGFLGPKQQLSEVCSFFKHQIVQYLKDMFDFDNVRYTTVHLLAEDILQLSRRRSEILLGYLGTETSPEMNGVLPGETEPLKEELI